The DNA window GCCGTCGCCATTCGCGCCATCCCCGACGGTACCGGCAAAAATGCTGCGGAAGCCGCACGCCACGAAGGAAAAGGACTGCCGGTCTGGCGTGATACGCAACTGTTACTCATTGGGTTAATCGTGCTGGCAATGGCCTTTGCCGAAGGTTCCGCCAACGACTGGTTACCGCTGTTAATGGTGGATGGCCATGGCTTCAGCCCAACCTCCGGCTCGTTGATTTACGCAGGCTTCACGCTCGGAATGACCATCGGTCGCTTTACCGGCGGTTGGTTTATCGACCGCTACAGCCGGGTAACCGTCGTTCGCGCCAGCGCGGTGATGGGCGCGCTGGGCATTGCGCTGATTATTTTTGTCGATAGTCCGTGGGTCGCCGGCATTTCCGTGCTGTTATGGGGCCTCGGTGCTTCGCTGGGCTTCCCGCTGACTATTTCCGCCGCCAGCGATACCGGGCCCGATGCACCGAAGCGTGTAAGCATCGTGGCGATCACTGGCTACCTCGCCTTTCTCGTCGGCCCGCCGCTGCTGGGCTTCCTTGGCGAACATTTTGGCCTGCGCAGCGCGATGATGGTCGTGCTGGCGCTGGTCCTGGTGGCAGCACTGGTCGCTCGCGCGGTGGCGAAACCACAACCTGAACCTGTTTTGGAGAACAGTTAATGAGCATCAAATTGATTGCGGTAGACATGGATGGCACCTTCTTAAGCGATGCCAAAACCTATAACCGCCAGCGATTCCTTGCCCAATACCAGCGAATGCGTGAACAAGATATCCGCTTCGTCGTGGCCAGCGGCAACCAGTATTACCAGTTGATTTCGTTCTTCCCTGAGGTAGCCAATGAGATTGCTTTTGTCGCCGAAAACGGCGGTTGGGTGGTCAGCGCCGGGGACGACGTATTTAACTGCCAAATACCAAAAGCGCATTTCAATACCGTCATCGATCATCTGCAAACGCTGACTGATATTGAAATTATCGCCTGCGGTAAACGCAGCGCTTATACCCTCAATCAATATAACGATGAACTGAAGGCGATCGCAGCGAAGTATTATCATCGCCTTGAACTGGTCGACGACTTTAATCAGATTGATGATGTGATTCTGAAATTCGGCCTCAACGTACCGGATCACCTGATCCCGCAGATGCAGCCGAAGCTGCACGCTGCACTGGGCGACATGGTGACTGCGGTTGCCACCGGTTACGGCAGCATTGACCTGATAATTCCCGGGGTCCATAAAGCCAACGGCCTGCGTATCCTGCAGGAGCGCTGGGGCATTGAGAACCATGAAGTTGTGGCTTTTGGTGATAGCGGCAACGATATAGAGATGCTGCAACACGCCGGTTTCGGATTTGCTATGGCCAATGCTGCCGCCCCGGTGAAAGCCGTTGCTGGCTACGATGCGCCGCACAATAACGAAGAAGGCGTGCTGCATATTATTGATAAAGTACTAAATCGCGAAGCGCCGTTCGCCTGACGTCATCCCTGCTGCGGCGCCTGATTTCGCAGCAGGGTATTATAGAATTACTGCGGCTCGTGGGCATTACCCACGCTCTTATCCTTCAGGAAGTAGACCGTCATTGCCAGCCACAGCACCCCACTCAGCAAGTTTAACAAGCTGAAAATCCCGCTACCGCCAGATTCATAGGCATGCTTACTGACTTCAATGCCAACGGTAAAGATCAGCATTTGCAGCATGCCCATCGCCGCCGACACCGTCCCCTTGCTCATCTCACTGGCAAACAGCGTCAGGCGCACCAGGCCAGCGTTCGCCAGACCAATGCCGAACGCGTAAACGCTCAGCCCGGCGGTCATCCACAGATAGGCGTGCGTCGAGGCGACCGTTGCCACCGCAGAAATTAGCAGGCCAATCATAATCGGCCAGCCGCCGAGAATAATCAGCGAACGCACCGTTTTGCGTGAAGTCTGGCGCGCCAGCACCAGGTTACCGGCAATCAACGCGCCAAAAATGGGCACCTGCAGCAGTCCGTATTCGTAGCTGGTCGCCTTCTCGCCGCTGATAATTATCACCGGCGATTGAGCAATCCATGCCAGCAGCGGCAGGCTGACAAAACCGGTTGCCAGCGCTCCGGCGACAAAGCGCAGGTTTTTCAGCACCTCACGGTAATCGCGCCCCAGCTCTTTTACCGACAGTTTCTCGCCCATCCGAGTGGCGGTTTCCGGCATCGCCCGCTGTAGGCCAACGAAAGCGATAGCCGCCAACACGGCGAAAAGGACAAACATCATTTCCCACGGCAGAACGTGAACCCAGGCAGCCCCCACCAGCGGCCCGAGAAGCGGCGCAATCAGCGCAACGTTAGCCATCAGGGCGGTAATCTTGATACAAACCGCCTCTTCAAAGGACTCCTGTATCGCCGCATAGCCGACCGCGCCAATAAAACAGAGGCTGATACCCTGCAAAAAGCGCAGCAGCGTAAACTGCTCAATTGTTTGCGCCAGCAGCGTCGCCAGACAGGTCATGATAAACCACACGACACCGGTCAGCATCACCGGACGACGGCCGATACGGTCCGACAGCGGCCCCAGCAGCCACTGTAAAAACATACCGCCAGCCAGATAAGCGGTCATCGAGGTCGGAACCCACTCATTGCCAACGCCGAACTCTTCCACCACCGAGAGCATTCCCGGTTGGATCATGTCGTTGCCGATATAAGTGGAAAATTCGTAGAGCACCAGGCACAGCGGAAACAGCAAGGCCTGACGTCCGAGGCGCTTGCCCGAAAGCGAATAATTCTGCATGAAATCTCTTATTTAAATAAAACCGCGCAAAGTTTAATGAAAGTCGAGCCGGTGAGACAGCGAATTGTGAGCGACAACGAAAAATAGCGCCACTCAGGTGACAACATCGCCATCAGCAAATGAAAAGCCAACTGTATATATTTCGTTTATGTTTCAATTAGATTACAGGCTATATACTCTCCATTGCAGTCTGTTAACGAAGGCACAAATACGTATAAATTCGTAACAAACTGATAATTAAGACAATACTGCTTTACCTCATCGCCACCCTTTTTTAAGGTAGGCGGCTTATTGCTGACGGACTAAAGAGCCTGGATGTATGCTGGAAAATATCAACTACGCGCTGTTTGCATTGCTCAATGCAACTCCCGATTCCCCCTGGTGGGCGATTGAAATCGCGACGCTTATCGCCAAAGACCTGATTATTATTATGCCATTACTCGTGTTAGCCTTATGGCTATGGGGGCCCAATCAGCGCCAGTTGGTATTTAAGGTCATGATTGCGCTAGCTATTAGCCTCACGCTTTCATGGATATTTGGTGTTTTTTTTCCGCACGAACGTCCGTTTGCCGCCGGTGTTGGCTATAACTTCCTGCACCATTCGCCAAATAACTCCTTTCCGAG is part of the Klebsiella huaxiensis genome and encodes:
- a CDS encoding MFS transporter, translating into MTAQTSRRALQLRLWALFMFFFIPGLLMASWATRTPAIRDLLTLSTAEMGIVLFGLSIGSMSGILCSAWLVNRFGTRKVIRATMSCAVVGMLVLSVALWFTSAVLFALGLAIFGASFGSAEVAINVEGAAVEREMNKTVLPMMHGFYSFGTLIGAGIGMAVTGFGLPAAPHILLAALVAILPIAVAIRAIPDGTGKNAAEAARHEGKGLPVWRDTQLLLIGLIVLAMAFAEGSANDWLPLLMVDGHGFSPTSGSLIYAGFTLGMTIGRFTGGWFIDRYSRVTVVRASAVMGALGIALIIFVDSPWVAGISVLLWGLGASLGFPLTISAASDTGPDAPKRVSIVAITGYLAFLVGPPLLGFLGEHFGLRSAMMVVLALVLVAALVARAVAKPQPEPVLENS
- a CDS encoding Cof-type HAD-IIB family hydrolase; its protein translation is MSIKLIAVDMDGTFLSDAKTYNRQRFLAQYQRMREQDIRFVVASGNQYYQLISFFPEVANEIAFVAENGGWVVSAGDDVFNCQIPKAHFNTVIDHLQTLTDIEIIACGKRSAYTLNQYNDELKAIAAKYYHRLELVDDFNQIDDVILKFGLNVPDHLIPQMQPKLHAALGDMVTAVATGYGSIDLIIPGVHKANGLRILQERWGIENHEVVAFGDSGNDIEMLQHAGFGFAMANAAAPVKAVAGYDAPHNNEEGVLHIIDKVLNREAPFA
- a CDS encoding MFS transporter, which gives rise to MQNYSLSGKRLGRQALLFPLCLVLYEFSTYIGNDMIQPGMLSVVEEFGVGNEWVPTSMTAYLAGGMFLQWLLGPLSDRIGRRPVMLTGVVWFIMTCLATLLAQTIEQFTLLRFLQGISLCFIGAVGYAAIQESFEEAVCIKITALMANVALIAPLLGPLVGAAWVHVLPWEMMFVLFAVLAAIAFVGLQRAMPETATRMGEKLSVKELGRDYREVLKNLRFVAGALATGFVSLPLLAWIAQSPVIIISGEKATSYEYGLLQVPIFGALIAGNLVLARQTSRKTVRSLIILGGWPIMIGLLISAVATVASTHAYLWMTAGLSVYAFGIGLANAGLVRLTLFASEMSKGTVSAAMGMLQMLIFTVGIEVSKHAYESGGSGIFSLLNLLSGVLWLAMTVYFLKDKSVGNAHEPQ
- the ybjG gene encoding undecaprenyl-diphosphate phosphatase; translated protein: MLENINYALFALLNATPDSPWWAIEIATLIAKDLIIIMPLLVLALWLWGPNQRQLVFKVMIALAISLTLSWIFGVFFPHERPFAAGVGYNFLHHSPNNSFPSNHGTICFTFALAFMFWHRLWSGALLLGIACAIAWSRVYLGVHWPMDMLGGLLTAMSACLSAQLLWHSGGHSLYLHLQRLYRLFFSLPIRKGWVRG